DNA from Terriglobus tenax:
CTGCCGCCGATGTATGCGTTGCCGGCACTGTCCGCGGCAATGGCAACCGGCACCGTGTTGCCGTTGGCTCCCGTCAGGTAGGTGGCATACACCAGTGTGCTGCCGTCGCTTGAAAGCCGTTCGGCAAACCCGTTCGTATTGCTGGCCGGGGCCGGCTGCTGCTGAATGCCATTGATGGTTACAGGCACGGTCTGCGCAAAGACGCTGCCCGTAACAAAGACCGCGTCCGGGGTCGCGGCAACGGCCGCCGCCGCCATGCGGCCTCCCCCCAGGAAGCTGACCCACTGCGTCACGAGTGAGCTGCTGAACTTTGCGACAAACGAGTTGGTCGAAGCATCCGCGCGTGTGGGGAAGGCGGCACCGGATGTGCCGCTCAGTGTCCCGGTACTGGTACCGGTCACATAAACATTGCCCGCCGGATCCAGCGCCATCCCCAGCCCGGCATCCCCCGCTCCGCCAATCTGCACCTGCGCCAGCACCTGCGAAGCCGCAGAGTCCAGCTTCAGCACACGCACGCCGTCTTTCTGATCCAGCAGCAGGTAGAGGTTGCCGGAGACATCCGTGCGAACGGCATTGAACTGCCCCTTGCCGGACTGCGTAAGCAGACCCGTCAACGTAAGCTGTTGCGCCGCCAGAAAGGCAGGCAGCGTCGCCAGAGAGAAAATCAGGAAGCCCCAGGCAAGCAGGGGGAAGAGCCGCTTCGTCATGTTGGTCGTTGGCTGCGGTGAATCTCGTTGTGCAGCCTGCCCCTATTACCACATGCGCTCAATGCGAACCTGAGCCGTGAATTGTGTGCCGGTGGATCGAAAGGCACTATAGCATTCCCGGAACGGGAATCGGTACGGTTACTTCACCGCCCCTACCGCCAGCAGATCGTCCAGACCTTCAGCCATCATCTGCTGTTCAAACGCCGCATGGTCTTTCAGGTCGTATTGGATTCCCCGCATGCCGACGGCTCGTGCAGCCTCAATGTTCTCCGCCTTATCGTCCAGGAAAAGAATAGCTTCCGGCGCACATCCCAGCCCCTCGGCCGCAATCCGGTAGATCGCGTGCTCGGGCTTGGCTAGGTTGTGCTCGTGTGAGTAGACGGCATAATCGAAACCGGCCATCCATTCAAACTTCGCGCGGAGTCCCTCCGCCATGGCATCGCCAATGTTGGAGAGGAGGCCGGTCTTCACGCCCGCCTCACGCAGTCGCAGAAGCCACTGCACCATGGGCTGATTCAATTGCGCCCACATGGCAACATCCGCATCGATCAACTGCTGGAGAGACGTCTCAGTCAGCGCGATCCTGTTGTCCGACGCGATCTGCCGCCAATACGGCACGGCATCCAGGTCGCCGCGATCATAGGCATGGCGGTACTGCCAGTAGCCTTCCTGGAAATTGATCTCATCCAGTCCGAGCACCTGCTTCATGCGCTCCCACTGCTCAAGGTCGGGGGTGCGGGAGAGAACCTGTCCATAGTCGAACAGCACGGCGCAAAGGGGTGTGTTAGCCATCCGCCACAGGGTATCAGGCCAGCCGCCGGGTACGATGAAAGTGCATGTTTTCCGAACGAACCTCGTGGGATCTGTCCGAGTCCGCCTATGCCGCAGCGCTGCGGCGAGCACGCGCTGAAGGCTCCATCGTGGCGGACCTGACACGCTCCAACCCCACTGAGTGCGGCTTTTCCTACGACGCGGAGACGATTCTGGGCGCGCTCTCCCAGCCCGGGGCCATGCGCTATGACCCGGATGCACGCGGTATTGCCTCAGCTCGGGCCGCTGCCTCTGGCTACTACGCCGGACATGGCATAACAGCAGACCCGGCAGACCTGATCCTGACCACCAGCACCAGCGAGGCCTACAGCTACCTGTTCCGCCTTCTCTGCGACCCCGGTGACGAGGTGCTGGTGCCGCAGCCCAGTTACCCGCTCTTTGACTTTCTTGCCGGCCTCGACAACGTACGCCTGCTGCCGTATCCGCTCTTCCACGATCACGGATGGCATATCGATCTGGCCGCACTTGAGACCAGCATCGGTCCGCGGACCCGGGCCGTGATGGTCGTGCATCCCAACAACCCGACCGGCCATTTCACGGGCGACCAGCAACGCCTCGCTCTGGAACAGATCTGCGCCCGGCATAGTCTGGCCCTCATCGTCGATGAGGTCTTTCTCGATTACCCGGTAGAGAAGCGGGGAGCGAGCTTTGCCAACGGCGAGCATCCTGCGCTGACCTTTGTTCTGAGCGGAATGAGCAAGATCGCCGGCCTGCCGCAGATGAAATCCGCCTGGCTGCTGGCTCTTGGCCCGAACGATCTCCGGCAGCAGGCGCTGGCAAGACTCGAGGTCATCGCCGACACCTTCCTCTCCATGAACGCTCCTACCCAGCACGCCCTGCCGGTAT
Protein-coding regions in this window:
- a CDS encoding HAD family hydrolase, which codes for MANTPLCAVLFDYGQVLSRTPDLEQWERMKQVLGLDEINFQEGYWQYRHAYDRGDLDAVPYWRQIASDNRIALTETSLQQLIDADVAMWAQLNQPMVQWLLRLREAGVKTGLLSNIGDAMAEGLRAKFEWMAGFDYAVYSHEHNLAKPEHAIYRIAAEGLGCAPEAILFLDDKAENIEAARAVGMRGIQYDLKDHAAFEQQMMAEGLDDLLAVGAVK
- a CDS encoding pyridoxal phosphate-dependent aminotransferase gives rise to the protein MFSERTSWDLSESAYAAALRRARAEGSIVADLTRSNPTECGFSYDAETILGALSQPGAMRYDPDARGIASARAAASGYYAGHGITADPADLILTTSTSEAYSYLFRLLCDPGDEVLVPQPSYPLFDFLAGLDNVRLLPYPLFHDHGWHIDLAALETSIGPRTRAVMVVHPNNPTGHFTGDQQRLALEQICARHSLALIVDEVFLDYPVEKRGASFANGEHPALTFVLSGMSKIAGLPQMKSAWLLALGPNDLRQQALARLEVIADTFLSMNAPTQHALPVWLQLAGKLQTQIAERVRHNLSQLDQHLGAFPQLSRLPVEAGWVAVLRLPAIEDDTALAVRLLQQAGVLTHPGSFYGFPPKGWLVISLLPSAQEFEAGIASLTRI